One window of Cydia fagiglandana chromosome 19, ilCydFagi1.1, whole genome shotgun sequence genomic DNA carries:
- the LOC134674161 gene encoding RNA-binding protein pno1 codes for METENISVDEFLPAKNPIKIKNVKRRAVSESGDVMEIEEHNGIQGKAKHTRPKAKRSKKNQEPNETKVNMRKIPVPAHRYTPLKEAWLKIFTPIVEHLFLQVRFNTKTRNVEIKVGPETKDVANLQKAADFVKAFIYGFEVEDALALLRLDDLFVESFEIKDVKTLQGDHLGRAIGRLAGKAGRTKFTIENVTKTRIVLADSKIHILGSYQNIALARRAICNLIMGSPPSKVYGNLRNVANRVAQRM; via the exons ATGGAGACTGAGAATATAAGTGTCGACGAGTTTCTGCCCGCAAAGAATCCAATCAAGATCAAAAATGTGAAGCGAAGAGCCGTGTCCGAATCAGGGGATGTTATGGAGATTGAAGAGCACAATGGCATCCAAGGGAAAGCTAAACACACAAGGCCTAAAGCAAAGAGGTCGAAGAAAAACCAGGAACCTAACGAGACCAAAGTTAACATGAGAAAGATCCCAGTCCCCGCTCACAG ATACACACCACTCAAAGAGGCCTGGCTAAAGATCTTCACACCGATCGTGGAGCACCTGTTCTTGCAAGTGCGGTTCAACACCAAGACTCGCAATGTGGAGATCAAGGTCGGCCCAGAGACTAAAGACGTTGCCAACCTGCAGAAGGCTGCCGACTTTGTTAAG GCTTTCATCTACGGCTTCGAAGTAGAAGACGCGCTCGCACTCCTCCGACTGGACGACTTGTTCGTCGAATCATTCGAAATTAAAGACGTCAAGACTCTCCAAGGCGACCACTTGGGCCGCGCCATCGGCCGCCTCGCCGGCAAAGCCGGACGGACCAAATTCACCATCGAAAACGTCACCAAAACCAGAATAGTACTTGCAGACTCTAAGATACATATTCTGGGTAGCTATCAGAATATTGCGCTGGCTAGGAGAGCTATATGCAATCTGATTATGGGATCGCCTCCTTCTAAGGTCTATGGCAATTTGAGGAATGTAGCAAATAGGGTAGCGCAGAGGATgtag
- the LOC134673987 gene encoding NADH dehydrogenase [ubiquinone] 1 alpha subcomplex subunit 10, mitochondrial, whose amino-acid sequence MSGLIKTSVIKFISPSHGGKIAACAFVQHRNISGKTLRDSLPPRPPKKAPFDYENKDYTWFRSLFDRTTHRFDENSKVVVVEGPVAVGKTKFAASLAEDLGMKHFPEANMDHHYIRPNGCDLRQFDPLVPEDTRTFDHKNFNECPNHRLAGNFQIMTYIARYSQYIDALAHLLNTGQGVVLERSPYSDFVFLEAMYASKYISKGVRSVYYELKNNSIEELMRPHLVVYLDLGVDQVQAAIKKRGLDYEKSGKALTPAFLTEMERQYKNKYLRDISTHAELLVYDWSGGGEVEVVVEDIERLNFEQYTEREDPKMKDWRLPREVEWADQRMLYTNQKHYLMNLFSIPRLDVPELVTNPDDAYEREKIIYNHPKFEFEVGYNKGDGSTLMKNKMPKYTDYI is encoded by the exons ATGTCTGGTCTAATAAAAACCTCGGTAATCAAGTTCATCAGCCCAAGTCATGGGGGTAAAATAGCTGCTTGCGCCTTCGTACAGCACCGCAACATCTCTGGCAAGACGCTCCGTGACTCCCTGCCCCCAAGGCCTCCGAAAAAGGCCCCTTTCGACTATGAGAACAAGGATTACACTTGGTTCCGCAGTCTCTTCGACAGGACCACGCACCGCTTCGATGAGAACTCTAAAGTGGTAGTTGTGGAGGGTCCCGTGGCGGTCGGAAAAACTAAATTCGCCGCGAGCCTCGCCGAGGACCTGGGAATGAAGCATTTCCCCGAGGCTAACATGGACCATCACTACATTAGACCAAACGGGTGTGATTTAAGACAGTTCGACCCCTTGGTTCCCGAGGACACTAGGACCTTTGATCATAAGAATTTCAATGAGTGCCCGAATCACCGTTTGGCTGGAAACTTCCAGATTATGACATACATTGCTCGCTATAGCCAATACATTGACGCTTTGGCTCATCTTCTCAACACGGGTCAAGGTGTGGTGTTGGAGAGGTCTCCGTACTCTGACTTTGTGTTCCTGGAGGCCATGTATGCCTCTAAGTATATCAGCAAGGGTGTCCGCTCAGTGTACTACGAACTGAAGAATAACTCTATTGAGGAACTGATGAGGCCCCATCTGGTAGTCTACTTGGATCTTGGAGTGGACCAG gTCCAAGCGGCGATCAAAAAGCGAGGTCTCGACTACGAAAAGAGCGGCAAGGCGCTCACGCCCGCCTTCCTCACCGAGATGGAGCGCCAGTACAAGAACAAGTACTTGCGCGACATATCCACCCACGCTGAGCTTCTGGTGTATGACTGGAGCGGCGGCGGCGAGGTCGAAGTG GTCGTCGAAGATATCGAGCGTCTCAACTTCGAACAATACACAGAGCGCGAGGATCCCAAGATGAAGGACTGGCGTTTACCCCGCGAGGTGGAGTGGGCGGACCAGCGGATGCTGTACACCAACCAGAAGCACTACCTCATGAACCTGTTCAGCATCCCGCGGCTGGATGTGCCAGAGCTGGTCACCAACCCTGATGATGCTTATGAGAGGGAAAAG ATCATCTATAACCACCCGAAATTCGAGTTCGAGGTGGGCTACAACAAGGGCGACGGCAGCACCCTCATGAAGAACAAGATGCCCAAATACACGGATTATATCTAG
- the LOC134674133 gene encoding alanine--glyoxylate aminotransferase-like, translating to MASYELTVAAPVTPDRQFSKPMMCGPGPSDLWPCVAEALTAPVISPACAEYYNVMADIRAGIQYAFQTRSKLVLAVSGSGHAGMETVISNLLAPGELLLVPSRGIWDERAKDMARRYGIKVETIRTSEPFTTFSLEELESALERHRPTGLFITHGDSSTGTLQSIEGLGDLCHRYGALLLVDTVVSLGAEPFLMDAWGVDGVYAACQKALSGPAGVAPVAFSSRAEAKINNRKHEPPFYFDMKLLAQQWNCYDDTFFYHHTLSFPLLWALRACLTQLARESLPRAWARHGAVAARLHARLRAHGFQFLVRRPEDRMAAVTTVLLPDGLGHNKFVAQLRDTHNIMITPGLGPTAGAAVRVGLMGVNASAAVADQVADAMADVAGTKRADITC from the exons ATGGCGTCCTACGAGCTGACAGTCGCAGCGCCCGTGACTCCTGACAGGCAGTTCTCGAAGCCGATGATGTGTGGCCCAGGGCCAAGCGACCTGTGGCCCTGTGTGGCAGAGGCTCTAACGGCCCCTGTTATATCGCCAGCCTGCGCCGAGTACTATAAC GTAATGGCCGACATCCGCGCCGGAATCCAATACGCGTTCCAAACACGAAGCAAGCTGGTGCTAGCCGTCAGCGGGTCCGGGCACGCTGGCATGGAGACAGTTATCAGCAACCTGCTCGCGCCGGGGGAGCTGCTACTCGTGCCTAGTCGCGGGATCTGGGACGAGAGGGCCAAGGACATGGCCAGGAGATATG GCATCAAAGTGGAGACAATCAGAACCTCGGAGCCTTTCACGACGTTCTCCCTTGAAGAGTTGGAGTCGGCCCTGGAGCGGCACCGCCCCACCGGCCTGTTCATCACCCACGGCGACTCCTCCACTGGTACGCTGCAGAGCATCGAGGGACTGGGAGACCTCTGCCATAG ATACGGAGCTCTGCTGCTAGTAGACACAGTGGTGTCCCTGGGAGCGGAGCCATTCCTGATGGACGCATGGGGCGTGGACGGCGTCTACGCCGCGTGCCAGAAGGCGCTGAGCGGGCCGGCTGGTGTAGCCCCCGTGGCTTTCAGCTCCCGTGCAGA GGCAAAAATAAATAACCGAAAGCACGAGCCGCCATTTTACTTCGACATGAAGCTGTTGGCTCAGCAGTGGAATTGTTACGACGACACGTTctt CTACCACCACACACTGAGTTTCCCCCTCCTCTGGGCCCTGCGCGCGTGCCTCACGCAGCTCGCGCGCGAGTCGCTCCCGCGCGCGTGGGCGCGCCACGGCGCCGTGGCCGCGCGCCTGCACGCCCGCCTGCGCGCGCACGGCTTCCAGTTCCTCGTGCGGAGACCCGAGGACCGCATGGCGGCGGTCACCACCGTCCTGCTGCCTGACGGACTGGGGCATAATAAATTCGTGGCTCAGTTGAGGGACAC GCACAACATCATGATAACCCCCGGGCTGGGGCCGACGGCGGGCGCGGCGGTGCGCGTCGGGCTGATGGGAGTCAACGCGAGCGCCGCCGTCGCCGACCAAGTCGCCGACGCAATGGCCGACGTGGCCGGAACAAAGCGAGCTGATATTACTTGTTAA